A portion of the Leptospira wolbachii serovar Codice str. CDC genome contains these proteins:
- a CDS encoding chloride channel protein, with protein MTEESSLNKEIEFDSLGSFHLRFFGKWFSIIASIALLVGSASALFLVALEKVTEIRESKPWFIYFLPLAGFAIGWFYFHYGKQVHKGNNLLIEEIHSPTSIIPIRMTPFVFLGTLVTHLFGGSAGREGTAVQMGGSIAHQFVRLFPLSHKEQQTLIILGMSAGFASVFGTPFAAAIFSIEVIRIGTYRWKLILPTLITAYLSHLVCLFWGVSHSHYPKILLDVTSTTIICLVVIGILSGWVARFFSGSVHTLSELIAVWIEYPPLRPFFGGIILVVLFSIGLSPTYFGLGLPTIQTAFVESLPWESFLFKLLLTAITIGSGFKGGEVTPLFFIGASLGNIFGFFDPAHLTLFVGIGFISVFAGASNTPLASAIMGMELFGWEPGIFFFFASLLAYIFSGHSGIYRSQKIGRAKFFSSPSHVGKKISELKK; from the coding sequence ATGACGGAAGAGAGCTCACTAAACAAGGAAATAGAATTCGATTCTTTGGGAAGTTTCCACCTACGTTTTTTTGGGAAATGGTTCAGCATCATTGCCTCAATCGCTCTTTTAGTTGGATCTGCCTCTGCGCTTTTTTTAGTGGCACTAGAAAAAGTTACAGAGATTCGGGAATCAAAACCATGGTTTATTTATTTCCTTCCTCTCGCCGGATTTGCGATTGGATGGTTCTATTTTCATTATGGAAAGCAAGTTCATAAAGGAAATAATTTACTCATAGAGGAGATCCATTCTCCCACCTCTATCATTCCGATACGAATGACTCCCTTTGTTTTTTTGGGAACACTCGTTACCCATCTTTTTGGTGGATCAGCGGGAAGGGAAGGGACGGCCGTCCAAATGGGTGGATCGATCGCCCACCAGTTTGTCCGTTTGTTCCCTTTAAGTCATAAGGAACAACAAACACTGATTATACTAGGAATGAGTGCTGGATTTGCATCGGTATTTGGAACTCCCTTTGCTGCCGCGATTTTTTCTATTGAGGTAATTCGGATTGGAACTTACCGTTGGAAATTAATTCTTCCCACTTTAATAACAGCTTATCTTTCTCATTTGGTTTGTTTATTTTGGGGAGTCAGTCATTCACATTATCCAAAAATCCTATTGGATGTTACTAGCACTACTATCATTTGTTTGGTGGTTATTGGAATCCTTTCTGGATGGGTAGCTAGGTTCTTTAGTGGGTCTGTCCATACACTATCTGAATTGATTGCTGTATGGATCGAATATCCTCCTTTACGACCATTTTTTGGTGGGATTATACTCGTTGTCTTATTCAGTATTGGCCTAAGTCCTACTTATTTTGGTTTAGGACTTCCGACAATTCAAACTGCTTTTGTTGAATCTTTGCCATGGGAATCGTTTCTTTTTAAGTTACTCCTCACTGCCATTACAATTGGTTCTGGTTTTAAGGGAGGCGAAGTCACACCCCTATTTTTTATTGGTGCCAGTTTGGGGAATATTTTTGGTTTTTTTGATCCAGCTCACCTAACACTTTTTGTTGGGATTGGTTTTATTTCTGTATTTGCGGGTGCCAGTAATACACCGCTAGCTTCGGCGATTATGGGAATGGAATTGTTCGGCTGGGAACCGGGAATCTTTTTCTTTTTTGCCTCTCTCCTTGCCTACATCTTTTCTGGGCATAGTGGTATTTACCGATCACAAAAGATAGGAAGGGCAAAATTTTTCAGTTCCCCTTCTCATGTAGGGAAAAAAATTTCCGAATTGAAGAAATAA